From Caretta caretta isolate rCarCar2 chromosome 14, rCarCar1.hap1, whole genome shotgun sequence, the proteins below share one genomic window:
- the LOC125621054 gene encoding myosin-1B-like, translating into MSSDAEMAVFGVAAPFLRKTEKERIEDQNKPFDAKNSVFVVHPKESYVKGIIQSREGGKVTVKPEKGETVTVKEDQIFSMNPPKYDKIEDMAMMTHLHEPAVLYNLKERYAAWMIYTYSGLFCVTVNPYKWLPVYNPEVVSAYRGKKRQEAPPHIFSISDNAYQFMLTDRENQSILITGESGAGKTVNTKRVIQYFATIAVSGEKKKEEPGKMQGTLEDQIISANPLLEAFGNAKTVRNDNSSRFGKFIRIHFGTTGKLASADIETYLLEKSRVTFQLKAERSYHIFYQIMSNKKPELIEMLLISTNPYDFPFVSQGEITVASIDDQEELIATDSAIDILGFSSDEKMAIYKLTGAVMHYGNMKFKQKQREEQAEPDGTEVADKAAYLMGLNSADLLKALCYPRVKVGNEYVTKGQTVQQVHNSVGALAKAVFEKMFLWMVIRINQQLDTKQPRQYFIGVLDIAGFEIFDYNSLEQLCINFTNEKLQQFFNHHMFVLEQEEYKKEGIEWEFIDFGMDLAACIELIEKPMGIFSILEEECMFPKATDVSFKNKLYDQHLGKSNNFQKPKPAKGKAEAHFALVHYAGTVDYNITGWLEKNKDPLNETVIGLYQKSSLKTLALLFAVYGGDAESGGGGKKGGKKKGSSFQTVSALFRENLNKLMSNLRSTHPHFVRCIIPNETKTPGAMEHELVLHQLRCNGVLEGIRICRKGFPSRVIYADFKQRYRILNASAVPEGQFMDSKKASEKLLGSIDIDQTQYKFGHTKVFFKAGLLGLLEEMRDDKLAQLITRTQAMCRGFLMRVEFKKMMERRESIFCIQYNVRSFMNVKHWPWMKLYFKIKPLLKSAESEKEMANMKEEFEKTKEELAKSEAKRKELEEKMVTLLQEKNDLQLQVQSESDGLADAEERCDQLIKTKIQLEAKIKEVTERAEDEEEMNAELTAKKRKLEDECSELKKDIDDLELTLAKVEKEKHATENKVKNLTEEMAVLDETIAKLTKEKKALQEAHQQTLDDLQAEEDKVNTLSKAKTKLEQQVDDLEGSLEQEKKIRMDLERAKRKLEGDLKLAQESTMDLENDKQQLEEKLKKKDFEISQLQSKIEDEQVLGIQLQKKIKELQARIEELEEEAEAERASRAKAEKQRADLSRELEEISERLEEAGGATAVQIEMNKKREAEFQKMRRDLEEATLQHEATAAALRKKHADSTAELGEQIDNLQRVKQKLEKEKSELKMEIDDLASNLETVSKGKANLEKICRTLEDQLSEVKTKEEEHQRLINDLSTQRARLQTEAGEFSRQVEEKDTLVSQLSRGKQAFTQQIEELKRHLEEEIKAKNALAHALQSARHDCDLLREQYEEEQEAKGELQRALSKANSEVAQWRTKYETDAIQRTEELEEAKKKLAQRLQDAEEHVEAVNSKCASLEKTKQRLQNEVEDLMIDVERSNAACAALDKKQRNFDKVLAEWKQKYEETQAELEAFQKESRSLSTELFKMKNAYEETLDQLETLKRENKNLQQEISDLTEQIAEGGKTIHELEKMKKQIEQEKSEIQSALEEAEASLEHEEGKILRIQLELNQVKSEIDRKIAEKDEEIEQLKRNHVRVVESMQSTLDAEIRSRNEALRLKKKMEGDLNEMEIQLSHASRLAAEAQKNLRNTQGVLKDTQIHLDDALRSQEDLKEQVAMVERRANLMLAEIEELRAALEQTERARKVAEQELLDASERVQLLHTQNTSLINTKKKLETDISQIQSEMEETIQEARNAEEKAKKAITDAAMMAEELKKEQDTSAHLERMKKNLDQTVKDLQLRLDEAEQLALKGGKKHIQKLEARVRELEGEVDNEQKRSADAIKGMRKYERRVKELTYQTEEDRKNVFRLQDLVDKLQLKVKAYKRQAEEAEELSNVNLTKFRKIQHELEEAEERADIAESQVNKLRVKSREIHKKIEGEE; encoded by the exons ATGTCGTCGGATGCTGAGATGGCCGTCTTTGGGGTGGCAGCTCCTTTCCTCCGaaagacagagaaggagagaattGAGGACCAGAACAAGCCTTTCGATGCTAAGAATTCAGTCTTTGTGGTGCATCCCAAGGAATCCTATGTGAAAGGCATAATCCAGAGCCGGGAAGGAGGGAAGGTCACAGTCAAGCCTGAAAAAGGAGAA ACGGTGACTGTTAAGGAAGATCAAATCTTCTCCATGAACCCTCCCAAATATGATAAAATCGAGGACATGGCAATGATGACCCATCTCCATGAACCTGCTGTCCTGTATAACCTCAAAGAGCGTTATGCAGCCTGGATGATCTAT ACCTACTCGGGTCTCTTCTGTGTCACTGTCAACCCCTACAAGTGGCTGCCAGTGTACAACCCAGAAGTTGTGTCTGCCTACAGGGGCAAAAAACGTCAAGAGGCCCCTCCCCACATCTTCTCCATTTCTGACAACGCCTATCAGTTCATGTTAACTG ATCGGGAGAATCAGTCAATCCTCATCAC CGGAGAATCCGGTGCTGGAAAGACTGTGAACACAAAGCGTGTCATCCAGTATTTTGCAACAATTGCAGTTTCTGGGGAGAAAAAGAAGGAAGAGCCAGGCAAAATGCAA GGGACCCTTGAAGATCAAATCATCAGCGCcaaccccctgctggaggcctttggGAATGCCAAGACCGTGAGGAACGACAACTCCTCTCGTTTT ggTAAATTCATCAGAATCCACTTTGGCACCACAGGGAAACTGGCTTCTGCTGACATTGAAACAT ATCTGCTGGAGAAATCTAGAGTCACTTTCCAGCTCAAGGCGGAAAGAAGCTACCACATATTTTATCAGATCATGTCCAACAAGAAGCCAGAACTAATTG agatGCTTCTGATTTCCACCAACCCATATGACTTCCCCTTTGTGAGTCAAGGTGAGATTACTGTAGCCAGCATCGATGATCAGGAGGAACTCATAGCCACAGAT AGCGCCATTGACATTCTGGGCTTCAGTTCTGATGAAAAAATGGCCATATACAAGCTGACAGGGGCAGTCATGCACTATGGGAACATGAAGTTCAAGCAGAAGCAGCGTGAGGAGCAGGCGGAGCCGGATGGCACAGAAG TGGCTGACAAAGCTGCCTACCTGATGGGTCTGAACTCAGCTGACCTGCTCAAAGCCCTATGTTACCCCCGAGTCAAGGTTGGGAATGAATATGTGACCAAAGGTCAAACCGTGCAGCAG GTGCACAATTCGGTGGGTGCTCTGGCAAAGGCGGTCTTTGAGAAAATGTTCCTGTGGATGGTCATTCGTATCAATCAGCAGCTGGATACCAAGCAGCCCAGACAGTATTTCATTGGTGTCCTGGACATTGCTGGCTTTGAGATCTTTGAT TACAACAGCCTGGAGCAGCTGTGCATCAACTTcaccaatgagaaactgcaacaGTTTTTCAACCACCACATGTTTGTGCTGGAGCAGGAGGAGTACAAGAAGGAAGGGATCGAATGGGAGTTCATTGACTTTGGGATGGACTTGGCTGCCTGTATTGAGCTCATTGAGAAG CCAATGGGTATTTTCTCCATCCTGGAAGAGGAGTGCATGTTCCCCAAGGCAACTGATGTGTCTTTTAAGAACAAGCTCTATGACCAGCATCTTGGCAAGTCCAACAACTTCCAGAAGCCCAAGCCTGCCAAAGGAAAGGCTGAGGCCCACTTTGCCCTGGTGCACTATGCTGGCACTGTGGACTACAACATCACTGGCTGGCTCGAGAAGAACAAGGATCCCCTGAATGAAACTGTCATTGGGCTGTACCAGAAATCGTCACTGAAAACATTGGCTTTGCTCTTTGCCGTGTATGGTGGAGATGCAG agagtggtggtggtggcaagAAGGGAGGCAAGAAGAAGGGTTCTTCTTTCCAGACCGTCTCTGCTCTTTTCAGG GAGAATTTAAACAAGCTGATGAGCAATCTGAGAAGCACTCATCCTCACTTTGTGCGATGCATCATTCCCAATGAAACGAAGACACCCG GTGCAATGGAACATGAACTCGTACTACACCAGCTAAGGTGTAACGGCGTGCTGGAAGGGATCAGAATTTGCAGGAAAGGATTCCCCAGCAGAGTCATTTACGCAGACTTTAAACAGAG ATATAGGATTTTAAATGCAAGTGCCGTTCCAGAAGGACAGTTCATGGACAGCAAGAAGGCTTCTGAGAAACTACTTGGGTCCATTGATATTGATCAGACCCAATATAAATTTGGTCACACCAAG GTGTTCTTCAAAGCAGGACTTCTGGGTCTTCTAGAGGAGATGAGAGATGATAAACTGGCACAGCTTATCACCCGTACACAAGCCATGTGTCGTGGCTTCCTGATGAGAGTGGAATTCAAGAAAATGATGGAAAGAAG AGAGTCCATCTTCTGTATCCAATACAATGTTCGGTCGTTCATGAATGTCAAGCACTGGCCCTGGATGAAGCTGTACTTCAAGATCAAGCCCTTGCTGAAGAGTGCTGAATCTGAGAAGGAGATGGCCAACATGAAGGAAGAGTttgagaaaacaaaggaagagcTTGCTAAGTCTGAGGCAAAAaggaaagaactggaggagaaaatGGTGACCCTCCTGCAAGAGAAAAACGACCTGCAGCTCCAAGTGCAGTCT GAATCTGATGGCTTGGCTGATGCTGAGGAAAGATGTGACCAGCTGATCAAAACCAAAATCCAACTTGAAGCTAAAATTAAGGAGGTGACTGAAAGAGCAGAGGATGAGGAGGAGATGAACGCTGAGCTGACAGCCAAAAAGAGGAAACTGGAGGACGAGTGTTCAGAGCTGAAGAAAGACATTGATGACCTTGAGTTAACATTGGCCAAGGTTGAAAAGGAAAAACATGCCACAGAAAACAAG GTGAAAAACCTCACCGAGGAGATGGCAGTTCTGGATGAGACCATCGCTAAACtgacaaaggaaaagaaagccCTCCAGGAGGCCCATCAGCAGACCCTGGATGACCTGCAGGCAGAAGAGGACAAAGTGAACACACTGAGCAAAGCTAAAACCAAGCTGGAGCAGCAAGTGGACGAT CTTGAAGGGTCGCTGGAGCAAGAGAAGAAGATTCGCATGGACCTTGAAAGAGCGAAGAGGAAACTTGAAGGAGATTTGAAGCTGGCCCAGGAATCCACAATGGATTTAGAAAATGATAAACAgcagctggaggaaaaactgaagAA GAAAGACTTTGAAATCAGTCAGCTCCAAAGCAAAATTGAGGATGAGCAAGTCCTGGGCATCCAGCTGCAGAAGAAGATCAAAGAGTTACAG GCTCGTAttgaggagctggaggaggaggcagaggctgaACGGGCCTCTCGGGCGAAAGCAGAGAAGCAGCGGGCTGATCTCTCCAGGGAACTCGAGGAGATCAGTGAGCGTCTGGAAGAAGCTGGTGGAGCCACAGCGGTTCAGATTGAGATGAACAAGAAGCGTGAGGCAGAATTCCAGAAAATGCGCCGAGACCTTGAGGAGGCCACTCTGCAGCACGAAGCCACAGCCGCCGCCCTCCGGAAGAAGCACGCGGACAGCACGGCAGAGCTTGGGGAGCAAATCGACAACCTGCAACGCGTCAAGCAGAAGCTGGAGAAGGAGAAGAGTGAACTGAAGATGGAGATTGACGACCTGGCTAGTAACCTGGAGACTGTCTCCAAAGGCAAG GCAAACCTTGAGAAGATTTGCCGCACTCTGGAAGATCAGCTTAGTGAGGTTAAGACAAAGGAAGAGGAGCACCAGCGCTTGATCAATGACCTGAGCACTCAACGAGCTCGTCTACAGACAGAAGCAG GTGAATTTTCACGCCAGGTAGAGGAAAAAGATACATTAGTTTCTCAGCTCTCAAGAGGCAAGCAGGCTTTTACCCAACAGATTGAGGAACTGAAGAGGCACTTAGAGGAGGAGATAAAG GCTAAGAACGCACTGGCCCACGCCTTGCAGTCTGCTCGCCATGACTGCGACTTGCTCCGGGAACAATATGAGGAGGAGCAGGAAGCGAAAGGTGAGCTGCAACGTGCCCTGTCCAAGGCCAACAGTGAAGTTGCCCAGTGGAGAACCAAATACGAGACGGATGCCATTCAGCGCACAGAGGAACTGGAAGAGGCCAA GAAGAAGCTTGCCCAGCGTCTGCAGGATGCTGAAGAACATGTTGAAGCTGTGAATTCCAAATGTGCTTCCCTTGAAAAGACGAAGCAGAGGCTGCAGAATGAAGTGGAGGACCTGATGATTGATGTGGAAAGATCTAATGCTGCCTGCGCAGCTCTGGATAAGAAGCAGAGGAATTTCGATAAG GTTCTAGCAGAATGGAAGCAGAAATATGAGGAAACGCAGGCTGAACTGGAAGCTTTCCAGAAGGAGTCTCGCTCGCTCAGCACGGAGCTGTTTAAGATGAAGAATGCTTATGAGGAAACCTTGGATCAACTTGAAACTCTGAAGCGTGAGAACAAGAACTTGCAGC AGGAGATTTCTGACCTCACGGAGCAGATTGCAGAAGGGGGAAAGACCATCCATGAGCTGGAGAAAATGAAGAAGCAGATTGAGCAAGAGAAATCAGAAATCCAGTCCGCTCTGGAGGAAGCTGAG GCTTCCCTAGAACATGAAGAGGGCAAAATCCTCCGCATCCAACTTGAGCTGAACCAGGTAAAGTCTGAAATTGACAGGAAGATTGCTGAGAAAGATGAGGAAATTGAACAGCTGAAGAGAAACCATGTCAGAGTTGTGGAGTCCATGCAGAGCACCCTGGATGCTGAGATCAGGAGCAGAAACGAAGCCCTGAGGCTAAAGAAGAAGATGGAGGGGGATCTGAATGAAATGGAGATCCAGCTGAGCCATGCCAGCCGCCTGGCTGCAGAGGCACAGAAGAATCTGCGAAACACACAAGGAGTGCTCAAG GATACCCAGATTCACTTAGATGATGCTCTCCGAAGCCAAGAAGACCTGAAGGAGCAGGTGGCCATGGTTGAGCGCAGAGCTAACCTGATGCTGGCCGAAATTGAGGAGCTGAGGGCAGCTCTGGAACAGACAGAGAGGGCCAGGAAAGTGGCTGAACAGGAGCTTCTGGATGCAAGTGAACGAGTTCAGCTCCTGCACACCCAG AACACCAGCCTGATCAACACGAAGAAGAAGCTGGAAACAGACATTTCCCAAATCCAGAGTGAAATGGAGGAGACAATTCAGGAAGCGCGTAATGCAGAAGAGAAGGCCAAGAAGGCAATCACTGAT GCGGCCATGATGGCGGAGGAGCTGAAGAAGGAGCAGGACACCAGCGCCCACCTGGAGAGGATGAAGAAGAACCTGGACCAGACGGTGAAGGACCTGCAACTCCGTCTGGATGAGGCAGAGCAGCTGGCACTGAAGGGTGGCAAGAAGCATATCCAGAAACTGGAGGCCAGA GTGCGTGAGCTGGAAGGTGAGGTTGACAATGAGCAGAA